One stretch of Alcaligenes aquatilis DNA includes these proteins:
- a CDS encoding GntR family transcriptional regulator: MRSSTEIADEILRRIQSGHYRPGDSLSQYELAEEFQTSRTPVREALRFLEARRVTSLTKTGRTIVAIPSAKSIREAFQIRAELEGLAAQLAVDWIKDSDLEVLMQHQSDYARTLRTRVRSEEGSEWLQHNRSFHDLITITSHNERLHELIQELQNDSVSSALSFASKMPPRLMEENILEHEAIIAALADRNGTAAREAMTEHVAKTMNLVLDWLPER; this comes from the coding sequence ATGAGATCCTCAACCGAAATCGCAGACGAAATCCTTAGACGTATTCAGTCCGGCCACTACCGGCCCGGCGACTCCCTGAGTCAATACGAGCTTGCCGAGGAGTTTCAGACCAGCCGCACCCCCGTTCGGGAAGCCTTGCGCTTTCTGGAGGCGCGCCGTGTCACGTCACTGACCAAGACCGGGCGCACGATTGTGGCTATCCCTTCTGCCAAATCAATCCGCGAAGCGTTTCAGATTCGAGCCGAGCTGGAAGGTTTGGCGGCGCAACTGGCAGTGGACTGGATCAAGGACTCGGACCTGGAGGTCTTGATGCAGCATCAATCCGACTATGCCCGCACCTTGCGAACACGTGTACGCAGTGAAGAAGGATCGGAATGGTTGCAGCACAACCGCTCTTTTCATGACCTGATTACGATCACCAGTCACAACGAGCGCCTGCACGAGCTGATTCAGGAGCTCCAAAACGATAGCGTCTCCAGTGCCTTGAGTTTCGCCTCCAAAATGCCGCCGCGCCTGATGGAAGAAAATATTCTGGAGCACGAGGCTATCATCGCCGCGCTGGCCGATCGCAATGGCACCGCCGCCCGAGAAGCGATGACCGAACACGTTGCCAAGACCATGAATCTGGTACTGGACTGGCTGCCAGAGCGCTAA
- a CDS encoding amidase: MMSGSQTSEPIGKPQSSVDMAFSSPVDLIYASVDELHRLYQSKRVSPVDVARATLDAVDRWNPIVNAYCYLDRALTLHEAAQSEARWMAGTARGPLDGIPYGVKDLLLVRGLPTGYGSSAARITDAAQDDAPAVARMREAGAVLVGKTTTSEFGWKGTADSPLTGVTRNIWDFSLTSGGSSGGAATALAAGMGTLQIGTDGGGSTRIPASFCGVTGMKATFGGVPAWPAGPLLTLSNVGPMARSVADLKSLLDVMMQADPRDWNSVPLPRHVRPSADTLQGLRIGLHLDQQCSPEVRVIIQAAADKLQEQGAHIVLTELPLTGAKELITAHWEAGTAWLVNQVAAEQRPLVDKGLRQVASKGETNSLSDYYQALIGRQKLGEAMLGHFAQFDLVLTPTVPILPFEAGRDAPANAASQNWLDWNPYTYPFNLTRQPAISLPAGISASGLPVGLQLVAGLYQDEWLVDLAQRVEDCLHVRRLRF, encoded by the coding sequence ATGATGTCTGGCTCGCAAACCTCTGAACCTATCGGCAAGCCGCAGAGCAGCGTGGATATGGCATTTTCAAGTCCTGTGGATTTGATCTACGCCAGCGTTGACGAACTGCACCGTCTGTACCAAAGCAAGCGGGTGTCTCCTGTGGACGTGGCACGGGCAACGCTGGATGCGGTTGACCGCTGGAATCCCATTGTGAATGCCTACTGTTATCTGGACCGGGCTTTGACTCTGCATGAAGCGGCCCAGTCCGAAGCGCGCTGGATGGCAGGGACGGCACGAGGCCCATTGGATGGCATACCCTACGGCGTTAAGGATTTGCTGTTGGTGCGTGGACTTCCTACAGGCTATGGCTCAAGCGCAGCACGGATCACCGATGCCGCCCAAGATGATGCACCAGCGGTGGCACGGATGCGTGAGGCCGGTGCCGTCCTGGTCGGAAAAACGACGACCTCGGAGTTTGGCTGGAAGGGGACGGCAGACAGCCCTTTAACGGGGGTCACGCGTAATATTTGGGATTTCAGTTTAACCAGTGGGGGGAGCAGCGGCGGTGCAGCCACGGCATTGGCTGCGGGTATGGGGACCTTGCAAATCGGCACTGACGGGGGGGGCTCCACCCGGATCCCCGCCAGCTTTTGTGGCGTCACCGGCATGAAAGCCACGTTTGGAGGCGTACCCGCCTGGCCTGCCGGACCGTTGCTGACTCTATCCAATGTCGGCCCTATGGCCCGATCTGTGGCGGACTTGAAAAGCCTGCTGGACGTCATGATGCAAGCCGATCCACGCGACTGGAATTCAGTGCCTTTGCCGCGTCATGTGCGGCCTTCTGCCGATACATTGCAGGGCCTGCGCATTGGCCTGCATTTGGATCAACAATGCAGTCCTGAGGTCAGGGTCATCATCCAGGCGGCGGCGGACAAGTTGCAAGAACAGGGGGCGCATATTGTTTTGACCGAGCTACCCCTGACCGGTGCGAAAGAGCTGATTACCGCACATTGGGAAGCCGGTACCGCCTGGCTGGTGAATCAGGTCGCTGCTGAGCAGCGCCCTTTGGTGGATAAAGGTTTGCGCCAGGTTGCCAGCAAGGGCGAGACGAATAGCTTGTCGGACTATTACCAGGCTTTGATAGGCAGACAGAAGCTGGGGGAGGCCATGCTTGGGCATTTTGCGCAGTTTGATCTGGTTTTGACGCCTACCGTTCCGATATTGCCTTTTGAAGCGGGCCGTGACGCTCCGGCCAACGCCGCTTCGCAAAATTGGCTGGATTGGAATCCCTATACCTATCCCTTTAATTTGACGCGGCAGCCCGCCATTTCCTTACCGGCTGGAATCAGCGCCTCTGGCCTGCCCGTGGGGCTGCAGTTGGTGGCGGGGCTGTATCAGGATGAATGGTTGGTAGACCTTGCCCAACGGGTCGAGGATTGCCTGCACGTGCGCAGGCTGCGGTTTTAA
- a CDS encoding TRAP transporter large permease gives MQEALLLFSLMFTLFIAGIPIAFALLLCSVLFLLLTGMRPLIVVPQRVMAGLDSFPLLAVPLFILMGNLMEKAGLSKRLIDLVDMLVGRVHGALGYVTVIACAMFGALTGSAPATVAAIGAIMMPAMIAQRYPASLAAGITASSGALGNIIPPSIALILYGATVNVSIPKLFVANILPGLLMALAFMLTHALLTRKLKVPKTAARVYTPQEMVLVALRAIPSLMMPVVILGGIYGGVFTPTEAAAVGVVFSLVLGVCYRQFTPSTLWQAMKSSVDTASMVGIILGVAGIFGWILASARIPMLMVTELTPLLDTQFVYLALLVLFLLLVGCVMDVAASIVILAPILVPIGIALGVDPIHLGVVFCVNLVVGFFTPPFGLNLFTTVSVSGQPYEVVVRGVLPFVITAIIVLLILAYVPDISLVLVRLMEASA, from the coding sequence ATGCAAGAAGCTCTCCTGCTCTTTAGCTTGATGTTCACGCTGTTCATCGCCGGTATTCCTATCGCTTTTGCTCTGCTGTTATGCAGCGTACTGTTCCTGCTCTTGACCGGCATGAGGCCGTTGATTGTTGTGCCGCAGCGCGTGATGGCGGGGCTGGATTCTTTTCCCCTGCTGGCGGTACCCCTGTTTATCCTGATGGGAAACCTGATGGAGAAAGCGGGCCTGTCCAAGCGTTTGATTGATTTGGTCGACATGCTGGTCGGGCGGGTGCATGGCGCATTGGGTTACGTGACGGTGATTGCTTGTGCCATGTTTGGTGCCTTGACCGGCTCGGCGCCGGCTACCGTGGCGGCGATTGGCGCCATCATGATGCCCGCGATGATCGCGCAGAGATATCCGGCTTCCTTGGCTGCCGGGATAACAGCCTCGTCCGGTGCCTTGGGCAATATCATTCCACCCAGCATTGCCTTGATTCTGTATGGCGCAACCGTCAATGTTTCTATTCCCAAGCTGTTTGTAGCCAATATTCTGCCTGGTTTGTTGATGGCCCTGGCTTTCATGCTGACTCATGCCCTGTTGACCAGAAAACTGAAGGTGCCCAAAACGGCTGCGCGCGTTTATACCCCACAAGAAATGGTGCTGGTTGCATTAAGGGCGATTCCGTCCTTGATGATGCCCGTGGTGATTTTGGGTGGCATTTATGGCGGTGTATTCACGCCAACCGAGGCCGCCGCCGTAGGTGTGGTGTTCAGTTTGGTGCTGGGGGTGTGTTATCGGCAGTTCACCCCTAGCACCTTGTGGCAGGCCATGAAAAGCTCGGTGGATACCGCGTCCATGGTCGGGATTATTCTGGGCGTAGCCGGCATTTTTGGCTGGATTCTGGCCTCGGCACGTATTCCCATGTTGATGGTGACGGAACTGACCCCGTTGCTGGACACGCAGTTTGTGTACTTGGCCTTGCTGGTGCTGTTCTTGCTGTTGGTCGGTTGTGTGATGGATGTGGCAGCCAGTATTGTCATTCTGGCTCCGATTCTGGTTCCTATTGGTATTGCATTGGGGGTAGATCCTATCCATTTGGGCGTGGTGTTCTGCGTCAATTTGGTGGTGGGTTTCTTTACGCCACCTTTTGGTTTGAATCTGTTCACAACGGTTTCTGTGTCGGGTCAGCCTTACGAAGTGGTGGTGCGAGGAGTCCTGCCCTTTGTGATCACGGCCATCATTGTTCTGCTCATTTTGGCGTATGTACCTGATATCTCTTTGGTGCTGGTTCGTTTGATGGAGGCTTCAGCATGA
- a CDS encoding TRAP transporter small permease has product MKHSLLDWADRVSTCLDTLCRIFGAVFLGLIVLAASVQVAGRYFMGYSPPWIEEITRHSFIWMIMLGTAVLVKSNGHAVIDLLVMRLKGKARRVHNGMVQIAILACALVLLVQGVQLITIVYQQLSPALRISMAYVYAALPVGGAIIAVQCVNALLDGYRDRPASALEGV; this is encoded by the coding sequence ATGAAACACTCTTTGCTCGATTGGGCCGATAGAGTCAGTACCTGCCTGGATACGCTATGCAGAATTTTTGGAGCGGTGTTTTTGGGGCTGATTGTGCTGGCGGCTTCCGTGCAGGTAGCCGGGCGTTATTTTATGGGGTATTCGCCACCGTGGATTGAGGAAATCACGCGACACAGCTTTATCTGGATGATTATGCTGGGTACCGCGGTGCTGGTTAAAAGCAATGGTCATGCGGTAATTGACCTGCTGGTCATGCGCCTGAAGGGCAAAGCTCGCCGCGTTCACAACGGCATGGTGCAGATTGCTATTTTGGCGTGTGCGCTGGTCTTGCTGGTGCAGGGCGTGCAACTGATTACTATCGTTTATCAGCAACTGAGTCCTGCCCTGCGTATCTCCATGGCCTATGTGTATGCGGCCTTGCCAGTGGGCGGTGCCATCATCGCCGTGCAGTGTGTGAATGCCTTGCTGGACGGGTACCGGGACCGGCCTGCTTCCGCGTTGGAGGGCGTGTAA
- a CDS encoding TRAP transporter substrate-binding protein, giving the protein MKRMTQVGIAVLVMLGALSACGKGGSGDTAHNDSKGPRTLQLAHVSVEQSEDMYHYLATNFAKRVEEQTKGGIKVQVLGGAQLGGERDVAEGMQLGTVDMSLLASFTLGSFEKKAMVIDLPYLFKDYQTAFKTLDSSFTDPIEADLEKSGLKILGWGHGGFRNLYNSKQAIRSLSDLSGMKVRTPESPIYVDTWRALGVNVTPMAYPELFTGLQQKTIDGAENPTALFHTSRFYEAAPYLSRTEHVYNAIPLVISGRVWDTLSADEKTIFQQAATQAVQEQRQFLIQSEAQVEKKLLDAGVLINADVDRAQFRKAVAPIYEKYRTVIDPDLVARALALSQ; this is encoded by the coding sequence ATGAAACGGATGACACAAGTGGGGATCGCGGTTCTGGTGATGCTGGGCGCGCTGAGCGCATGCGGCAAAGGTGGATCGGGCGACACGGCACACAATGACAGCAAGGGCCCACGAACGCTACAGCTTGCCCACGTTTCGGTAGAACAGAGCGAAGATATGTACCACTACTTGGCAACGAACTTTGCCAAGCGGGTGGAGGAGCAAACCAAGGGTGGAATCAAGGTGCAAGTGCTGGGCGGTGCCCAGTTGGGCGGCGAGCGCGATGTGGCCGAGGGGATGCAGTTGGGTACGGTTGACATGAGCCTGCTGGCCAGTTTCACACTAGGCTCCTTCGAGAAAAAAGCGATGGTGATAGACCTGCCTTATCTGTTCAAGGACTACCAGACTGCATTCAAAACCCTGGATTCCAGCTTCACGGATCCGATTGAGGCTGATCTGGAAAAATCGGGCTTGAAAATTCTGGGCTGGGGCCATGGCGGTTTCCGTAATCTGTACAACTCCAAGCAGGCCATCCGTAGCCTGTCGGATTTAAGCGGGATGAAAGTGCGTACGCCGGAAAGCCCCATTTATGTGGATACCTGGCGGGCCTTGGGTGTCAATGTCACTCCGATGGCGTATCCGGAGCTCTTTACCGGCCTACAACAAAAGACGATTGATGGCGCAGAGAACCCAACGGCGCTTTTTCATACCAGTCGCTTTTATGAGGCGGCTCCCTATTTGTCCAGAACAGAGCACGTCTATAACGCAATTCCCCTTGTGATTTCCGGACGGGTTTGGGATACCTTGTCTGCCGATGAAAAAACGATCTTTCAACAGGCGGCCACGCAAGCGGTGCAGGAGCAGCGCCAGTTCCTGATCCAGAGCGAAGCGCAGGTTGAGAAAAAACTGCTGGATGCGGGCGTGTTGATCAATGCGGATGTGGATAGGGCACAGTTTCGCAAAGCGGTTGCACCTATTTATGAAAAGTACAGAACGGTGATTGATCCCGATCTGGTTGCCCGTGCGCTGGCACTGTCTCAATAA
- a CDS encoding cupin domain-containing protein, which produces MSEIDPITLAPILNPGGIGGPLTAAHREMMVKHRDDLDWDNLRYEGQFTKMMFHPTKDDPTVPNAGVVKYLKGSGHPLHSHYFAQIWYILAGKFEINGVVYGEGTMVFHPDPHFEHALTTLEDGEILYVQYMGPTTRQPAIYEGRFNMKTRRSLEEESRAV; this is translated from the coding sequence ATGAGTGAAATAGATCCAATTACCTTGGCTCCGATTCTTAATCCGGGAGGGATAGGTGGCCCTTTGACAGCGGCTCACCGGGAAATGATGGTCAAACATCGGGACGATCTGGACTGGGACAATCTGCGCTACGAAGGGCAGTTCACCAAGATGATGTTTCATCCCACCAAGGACGACCCCACCGTTCCCAACGCCGGGGTGGTGAAGTACCTGAAGGGGTCTGGCCACCCTTTGCACAGCCATTACTTTGCCCAGATCTGGTACATCCTAGCCGGCAAGTTCGAGATCAATGGTGTGGTGTATGGCGAAGGCACGATGGTGTTTCACCCCGATCCGCATTTTGAGCATGCGCTGACCACTTTGGAAGATGGCGAGATTCTGTACGTGCAGTACATGGGGCCAACGACCCGTCAACCGGCTATTTATGAAGGCCGCTTCAATATGAAAACCCGCCGTTCCCTAGAGGAAGAATCCAGAGCGGTGTAA
- the ilvD gene encoding dihydroxy-acid dehydratase produces MPQYRSRTSTHGRNMAGARALWRATGMKDEDFSKPIIAVVNSFTQFVPGHVHLKDMGQLVARQIEAVGGVAKEFNTIAVDDGIAMGHGGMLYSLPSRELIADSVEYMVNAHCADAMVCISNCDKITPGMLMAAMRLNIPVVFVSGGPMEAGKVYSPDGKTVVQKLDLVDAMIQAADPNVTDEQAEAVERSACPTCGSCSGMFTANSMNCLTEALGLSLPGNGTIVATHARRQGLFERAGSLIVDLAKRYYEQDDESVLPRNIATFQAFENAMTLDVAMGGSTNTVLHLLAAAQEAGVEFTMADIDKISRRVPCLCKVAPATPEFHMEDVHRAGGIMAILAELGRANLLNLDVGNVHSGTLREAIKRWDIKGDNVKAISDFYRAAPGGIPTQVAFSQDRYYQDLDSDRAKGCIRDKAHAYSQDGGLAVLYGNLAINGCIVKTAGVDESILTFTGTARVYESQDDSVAAILDGVVKAGDVVIIRYEGPKGGPGMQEMLYPTSYLKSMGLGKSSALFTDGRFSGGSSGLVIGHASPEAAEGGNIALVQDGDTIEIDIPNRRIHLAISDEELAARRAEMESRGSKAWKPVNRERVVSQALKAYAALATSADRGAVRDVSQLDR; encoded by the coding sequence ATGCCCCAATATCGCTCCCGTACCTCGACCCACGGTCGTAATATGGCCGGCGCGCGTGCCCTGTGGCGCGCCACCGGTATGAAAGACGAGGATTTCTCCAAACCGATCATTGCGGTGGTGAACTCCTTTACGCAATTCGTACCGGGTCACGTACACCTGAAAGACATGGGCCAACTGGTTGCCCGTCAAATTGAAGCGGTCGGCGGTGTGGCGAAAGAGTTCAACACCATTGCGGTGGACGACGGTATTGCGATGGGTCACGGCGGCATGCTGTATTCCCTGCCTTCGCGCGAACTGATCGCCGACTCGGTGGAATACATGGTCAATGCCCACTGTGCGGATGCCATGGTGTGTATCTCCAACTGCGACAAAATCACCCCCGGTATGTTGATGGCCGCCATGCGCCTGAACATTCCTGTGGTGTTTGTGTCGGGTGGGCCGATGGAAGCGGGCAAGGTCTACTCGCCAGACGGCAAAACCGTGGTGCAGAAGCTGGATCTGGTGGATGCCATGATTCAAGCCGCAGATCCTAACGTGACCGATGAGCAGGCTGAAGCGGTTGAGCGTAGCGCTTGCCCTACCTGTGGTTCCTGTTCGGGCATGTTTACTGCCAACTCCATGAACTGCCTGACCGAGGCGCTGGGCCTGTCCCTGCCCGGTAACGGCACCATTGTTGCCACCCACGCGCGTCGCCAAGGCTTGTTCGAGCGTGCTGGCAGCCTGATCGTGGATCTGGCCAAACGCTACTACGAGCAAGACGACGAATCCGTTCTGCCACGTAATATCGCCACCTTCCAGGCTTTTGAAAACGCCATGACCCTGGATGTGGCCATGGGCGGTTCTACCAACACCGTGCTGCACTTGCTGGCGGCAGCCCAGGAAGCCGGTGTGGAATTTACGATGGCCGATATCGACAAGATTTCGCGCCGTGTGCCTTGCCTGTGCAAAGTGGCCCCCGCTACCCCCGAATTTCACATGGAAGATGTGCACCGTGCGGGCGGTATCATGGCGATTCTGGCCGAGCTGGGCCGTGCCAATTTGCTGAACCTGGACGTGGGCAACGTACACAGTGGCACCCTGCGTGAAGCCATCAAGCGTTGGGACATCAAGGGTGACAACGTTAAAGCCATCAGTGACTTCTATCGCGCGGCCCCCGGCGGTATTCCGACTCAAGTGGCGTTCAGCCAGGATCGTTATTACCAGGATCTGGATAGCGACCGCGCCAAAGGCTGTATCCGTGACAAGGCCCATGCCTACTCGCAAGATGGCGGTCTGGCCGTGCTGTATGGCAACCTGGCCATCAACGGTTGTATCGTGAAAACTGCGGGTGTGGACGAAAGCATTCTGACCTTCACTGGCACGGCTCGCGTTTACGAAAGCCAGGATGATTCCGTGGCCGCTATTCTGGACGGCGTGGTCAAGGCGGGTGATGTGGTCATCATTCGCTACGAAGGCCCCAAAGGTGGCCCTGGTATGCAGGAAATGCTGTACCCCACCTCCTACCTGAAATCGATGGGGCTGGGCAAAAGCTCGGCGCTGTTTACCGATGGCCGTTTCTCTGGCGGTTCGTCAGGTCTGGTGATCGGCCATGCTTCGCCTGAAGCGGCTGAAGGGGGCAACATCGCCTTGGTGCAAGATGGCGACACCATCGAGATCGACATCCCCAACCGTCGTATCCACTTGGCGATCAGCGATGAAGAATTGGCGGCGCGCCGTGCGGAAATGGAATCACGTGGTTCCAAGGCCTGGAAGCCAGTGAACCGCGAGCGTGTTGTGTCCCAAGCCCTGAAAGCCTATGCCGCCTTGGCTACGTCGGCTGATCGTGGCGCCGTGCGCGACGTGTCACAGCTGGATCGCTAA
- the ppc gene encoding phosphoenolpyruvate carboxylase yields MPQAVPDLSNLLRQDIRFLGKALGEVIRDSEGKATFTLIEALRRAAVSFRREHDPQQARILEKDIPKLNDAQARSVARAFAYFLHLSNIAEDRDQNRRREEQDPEQLLGSLQHAIQTLMDQGLSAKKIRRYLQEACVMPVLTAHPTEVQRQSTLAVHMAIADELNGLDHKAGATQSARTQEKLTGLVSLLWQTRMLRDHKLTVMDEIDNALAYYGSTFLPTIPQLYHDLDRLLEPGKKSLLDQKTRALPAFLRMGSWIGGDRDGNPNVGPETVEQAVLRQSTRALQHYLEQIRLLGTEISVSDALNRVSKDLAALSASSQDPSPHRVDEPYRRSFIHLYARMAATAQTLLGRDLADRPTYTAPPYTSPQEFKADLQIIADSLAENKGGAIAGLRLNELIQAVEVFGFHLATLDLRQSSDVHERVLDELFRVAGTLYKDEPVNYRQLSEEDRISLLRSELRHHRPLVSPWYRYSEETEKELSILRKAADCRRRFGARALEQTIVSHTETLSDLLEVLVLQQETGLIVPNSNEPEHQGLMVVPLFETIPDLERGPQIMQEWLDMPEIRQRVRHAQNSVQEVMLGYSDSNKDGGYLTSNWTLYRAEREFAQVFSRRKVRLRLFHGRGGSVGRGGGSSFDAILAQPPGTVNGQIRLTEQGEMIQGRYKDADVGRWHLELFVAATLEASLGSRKGSPNDDEHLAAYGEAMAWMSEQAHQSYRQLVYGTPNFDQYFFQSTPIKEIAGLNIGSRPSSRKATQSIEDLRAIPWSFSWAQCRLPIPGWYGMGTALNRYLESGLPNDGLNRKKRLAQLQTMARDWAFFRTLLSNMEQVLAKTDLDIGLKYAGLVEDEELREGIFTQIRNEFELTHRLFREITGHELLAHDQALQDALAERFAYIDPLNHLQVELLRRHRRQGDKASKPTRSGVNKQHVIHLTINGIAAGLRNSG; encoded by the coding sequence ATGCCGCAGGCCGTGCCTGACCTTTCCAACCTGCTCAGACAGGACATCCGCTTTTTGGGCAAGGCCCTGGGAGAGGTGATTCGTGATAGCGAGGGAAAGGCGACCTTCACGCTGATTGAAGCCCTGCGCCGGGCCGCTGTCAGTTTCAGACGTGAACACGATCCGCAGCAAGCACGGATTCTGGAAAAAGATATTCCCAAGCTGAACGACGCGCAGGCCCGCTCGGTGGCCCGTGCCTTTGCCTACTTTTTGCACCTGTCCAATATTGCCGAGGACCGCGACCAGAACCGTCGCCGCGAAGAGCAGGACCCCGAGCAGTTGCTGGGCAGCCTGCAACACGCCATCCAGACCTTGATGGATCAAGGGCTGAGCGCCAAGAAAATTCGTCGTTATCTGCAAGAAGCATGTGTGATGCCGGTACTGACGGCCCACCCCACCGAGGTCCAGCGTCAAAGTACGTTGGCCGTGCATATGGCCATTGCCGATGAGCTGAACGGTCTGGATCACAAGGCCGGCGCCACACAATCGGCCCGTACCCAGGAAAAGCTGACCGGTCTGGTGTCCTTGCTGTGGCAAACCCGCATGCTGCGCGATCACAAGCTAACCGTGATGGACGAGATCGACAATGCGCTGGCCTATTACGGGTCCACTTTTCTGCCGACAATTCCCCAGCTCTACCACGACCTGGACCGTTTACTGGAGCCCGGCAAGAAAAGCCTGCTGGATCAGAAAACCCGCGCTTTGCCCGCCTTCTTGCGCATGGGCAGTTGGATTGGCGGTGACCGCGACGGCAACCCCAATGTAGGCCCAGAAACGGTTGAGCAAGCGGTGCTGCGTCAATCGACACGCGCGCTGCAACACTACCTGGAGCAGATTCGTTTGCTGGGTACGGAAATCTCCGTATCGGACGCATTGAACCGCGTCAGCAAAGACCTGGCGGCCTTGTCCGCCAGCAGCCAGGACCCCTCGCCACACCGCGTAGACGAGCCTTATCGCCGCAGCTTTATTCATCTATACGCCCGTATGGCAGCCACGGCGCAAACCTTGCTGGGCCGTGATCTGGCCGATCGCCCCACTTACACCGCCCCGCCCTACACCAGCCCACAAGAGTTCAAGGCTGATCTGCAAATCATTGCCGATTCCCTGGCAGAGAACAAAGGTGGCGCCATTGCGGGCCTGCGCTTGAATGAATTGATTCAAGCCGTAGAGGTTTTTGGCTTCCATCTGGCTACCTTGGATCTGCGCCAAAGCTCGGACGTACACGAGCGCGTGCTGGACGAGTTGTTCCGTGTGGCGGGCACACTGTACAAAGACGAACCCGTCAATTACCGGCAGTTGTCCGAAGAAGACCGCATCAGCCTGTTGCGCTCAGAGCTTCGTCACCACCGCCCTCTGGTTTCACCCTGGTATCGCTACTCGGAAGAAACCGAGAAAGAGCTGTCTATTCTGCGCAAAGCCGCCGACTGCCGTCGCCGCTTTGGTGCACGCGCGCTGGAACAAACCATTGTGTCGCACACCGAAACACTTAGCGACTTGCTGGAAGTGCTGGTGCTGCAACAGGAAACCGGCCTGATCGTGCCCAACTCCAACGAGCCGGAGCACCAAGGTCTGATGGTCGTGCCCTTGTTCGAGACCATCCCTGACTTGGAGCGTGGCCCGCAAATCATGCAGGAATGGCTGGACATGCCTGAAATCCGCCAGCGTGTGCGTCACGCCCAAAACAGCGTACAGGAAGTAATGCTGGGCTACTCGGACAGTAACAAGGACGGTGGCTATCTGACCTCCAACTGGACGCTGTACCGTGCTGAACGTGAGTTTGCACAGGTGTTCTCGCGCCGGAAAGTACGTCTGCGTCTGTTCCATGGCCGTGGCGGATCGGTAGGCCGAGGCGGTGGTTCCAGTTTCGACGCCATTCTGGCGCAACCTCCCGGCACCGTGAACGGCCAGATTCGTCTGACCGAGCAAGGCGAGATGATTCAAGGCCGCTACAAAGATGCGGACGTGGGTCGCTGGCATCTGGAGCTATTTGTCGCCGCCACGCTGGAAGCCAGCCTGGGTTCACGCAAAGGCTCGCCCAATGACGACGAACACCTGGCAGCCTACGGTGAGGCCATGGCCTGGATGTCCGAGCAGGCACACCAAAGTTATCGCCAGTTGGTCTACGGGACGCCAAACTTTGACCAGTACTTCTTCCAGTCCACCCCTATCAAGGAAATTGCCGGCCTGAATATCGGCTCGCGTCCCTCGTCACGCAAGGCGACACAAAGCATTGAAGACCTGCGTGCCATCCCCTGGAGTTTTTCCTGGGCGCAATGTCGTCTGCCTATTCCAGGCTGGTACGGCATGGGCACGGCCTTGAACCGCTATCTGGAATCAGGGCTGCCCAACGACGGCCTGAACCGCAAAAAACGCTTGGCCCAACTGCAAACCATGGCGCGTGACTGGGCTTTCTTCCGTACCCTGCTGTCCAATATGGAACAGGTACTGGCCAAGACCGATCTGGATATCGGCCTGAAATACGCTGGCCTGGTCGAAGACGAGGAACTACGCGAAGGCATCTTCACGCAAATCCGGAACGAATTCGAGCTGACACACCGACTGTTCCGTGAAATTACCGGCCACGAGCTGCTGGCACACGATCAGGCCTTGCAAGATGCCCTAGCCGAACGCTTTGCCTACATTGACCCGCTGAACCACTTGCAGGTGGAGCTGCTGCGCCGCCATCGCCGTCAAGGTGACAAAGCCAGCAAACCGACTCGCAGCGGTGTCAACAAGCAGCACGTCATTCACCTGACAATCAACGGTATTGCAGCTGGCCTGCGTAACTCGGGCTAA